The following proteins are encoded in a genomic region of Haloarcula marina:
- the aglG gene encoding glucosyl-dolichyl phosphate glucuronosyltransferase — protein sequence MRASVVLCTHTLDRYGDCRAAAESVLDQTHDDVELVLVSDGNEAVYERYEDDFGGRENVVTHCNDENVGLLDSRNNGAEVATGDVVVFLDDDAVADEEWLAKLVAAYEETDALAVGGRMVPAWVAGKPSFLPEEFYWLIGVTHRGFGPNGDPDEAGEVRNTFGSNISFRRDVFLELGGFEDDIGGRQGTKNLQGGETELCARLESEYDSGVYYVPDALVAHKIFDYRTDPGWLVDRAFWQGYSKRGMEVFVPESTGEESDFLGDLLFSFVPERLGGLVTSPSVAAVLQLVFLFVLTGAVGVGYLYGMYVWG from the coding sequence ATGCGCGCCTCGGTCGTCCTGTGTACGCACACGCTTGACCGCTACGGGGACTGTCGGGCGGCGGCCGAGAGTGTCCTGGACCAGACCCACGACGACGTGGAACTCGTCCTCGTCTCCGACGGAAACGAGGCCGTCTACGAACGGTACGAGGACGACTTCGGCGGCCGCGAGAACGTCGTGACCCACTGCAACGACGAGAACGTCGGCCTGTTGGACAGTCGGAACAACGGGGCCGAAGTCGCCACCGGCGACGTGGTGGTCTTTCTGGACGACGATGCCGTCGCAGACGAGGAGTGGCTGGCGAAACTCGTCGCCGCCTACGAGGAGACGGATGCACTCGCCGTCGGCGGGCGGATGGTCCCGGCGTGGGTCGCCGGGAAACCGTCGTTCCTCCCGGAGGAGTTCTACTGGCTCATCGGCGTCACGCACCGCGGATTCGGCCCGAACGGCGACCCCGACGAGGCTGGCGAAGTCCGCAACACCTTCGGCTCGAATATCTCCTTCCGCCGGGACGTGTTCCTCGAGTTGGGCGGCTTCGAGGACGACATCGGCGGCCGACAGGGCACCAAGAATCTCCAAGGCGGCGAGACGGAACTGTGTGCCCGCCTCGAAAGCGAGTACGACAGCGGCGTCTACTACGTCCCCGACGCCCTCGTCGCCCACAAGATATTCGACTACCGGACCGACCCCGGATGGCTCGTCGACCGGGCATTCTGGCAGGGCTACTCGAAGCGGGGCATGGAGGTGTTCGTCCCCGAGTCGACGGGTGAGGAGTCCGATTTCCTCGGCGACCTCCTCTTTTCGTTCGTCCCCGAGCGACTCGGCGGCCTGGTCACGTCGCCGTCCGTCGCCGCCGTTCTGCAACTCGTCTTCCTGTTCGTCCTGACTGGGGCCGTCGGCGTCGGCTACCTCTACGGGATGTACGTCTGGGGGTGA
- a CDS encoding glycosyltransferase family 4 protein yields MGEPPLPDVCVVTHPLAAAGENATRSLLDILGAITGVALVTAGLPEDSEIREKRELVELTRKGAGDSVLVAAVRFLLNQLRMCRVLADRDEEVVLFYGATSYVLPILAAKLLGKTVVVEPRGDVPLTLRLNWEQRMPDRVAWTLAGLVKTLERVGFTLADGVVTYTPEMARQLDLHPESQRVFPTGARYVRTEEFDVERPYEDRDRVVGFLGRLDEEKGIRELAAVAKNLPADVTFRFVGDGDLRGWLERELAAEIDAGRVELTGWVDHDDVPTQLNDLALLVLPSQPTEGLPTTILEALACGTPVYASPVSGVPDVVRDGETGFHIPSREPTALADGIEEILARDDLANISENGRDLIEAEYSFEAACERYRQILFALSG; encoded by the coding sequence ATGGGCGAGCCACCACTCCCGGACGTGTGCGTCGTCACGCACCCGCTCGCGGCCGCGGGAGAGAACGCCACTCGGAGCCTCCTGGACATCCTCGGCGCGATAACCGGCGTCGCCCTCGTCACCGCCGGCCTCCCCGAAGATTCCGAAATCCGCGAGAAGCGCGAACTCGTCGAACTCACGCGGAAGGGCGCGGGCGATTCGGTCCTCGTCGCCGCCGTCCGCTTCCTCTTGAACCAACTGCGGATGTGTCGCGTCCTCGCCGACCGTGACGAGGAGGTCGTCCTGTTCTACGGGGCCACTTCGTACGTCTTGCCCATCCTCGCGGCCAAACTGCTGGGGAAGACGGTGGTCGTCGAACCGCGCGGCGACGTGCCGCTAACGCTTCGACTCAACTGGGAACAGCGGATGCCCGACCGCGTAGCGTGGACTCTCGCAGGGCTCGTCAAGACCCTCGAACGCGTCGGATTCACACTCGCCGACGGCGTCGTCACGTACACGCCGGAGATGGCCCGTCAACTCGACCTCCATCCGGAATCACAGCGAGTCTTCCCGACCGGTGCGCGCTACGTCCGCACCGAGGAATTCGACGTCGAGCGTCCGTACGAGGACCGCGACCGAGTCGTCGGCTTCCTCGGCCGACTCGACGAGGAGAAGGGGATTCGGGAACTCGCCGCTGTCGCGAAGAACCTCCCGGCGGACGTGACCTTCCGGTTCGTCGGCGACGGCGACCTCCGGGGGTGGCTGGAGCGGGAACTCGCCGCCGAAATCGATGCCGGACGAGTCGAACTCACGGGCTGGGTCGATCACGACGACGTGCCGACGCAGTTGAACGACCTCGCCTTGCTCGTCCTGCCGTCCCAACCCACCGAGGGCCTGCCGACGACGATTCTCGAAGCATTGGCCTGCGGGACGCCGGTGTACGCTTCCCCCGTATCGGGCGTTCCCGACGTGGTGCGGGACGGCGAAACGGGGTTCCATATTCCGTCCCGAGAACCGACGGCGCTCGCCGACGGTATCGAGGAAATCCTCGCTCGCGACGACCTCGCCAACATCAGCGAGAACGGCCGCGACCTGATAGAGGCGGAGTACAGTTTCGAGGCGGCCTGCGAGCGCTACCGACAAATCCTGTTCGCGCTTTCGGGCTGA
- a CDS encoding sulfatase, which translates to MDNVLLVTIDSLRADHVGYHGYERDTTPNIDRLASEGSRFMNAFAHGGSTMFSFPGILTGVTPLMYGGHDRVSDSQTVVSEVFDDAGYQTGGFHSNLYVSGQFGYDRGWDAFYDSAPDQGMLASARKWAKTNLQETPVYSLLQWGYDKLESEGGINVGSYHVPADEMTDRAIEWLEATDDDRPTFLWVHYMDVHHPFLPPEEYQRHFRDDVVSDTDSIKLRRKFIEEPDAVTDEEYQRFIDLYDAEIRFNDAEVGRLIDAAEREWGDDYVMAMTADHGDHFLDHGYFGGANALDLKIHVPLFVSGWDDDGEYDELVGLTDLPSTLVDAVGLDVPRNFYGESLRKLVFDGEWDRDAVFGGWTSDDGDNHFVREEEWKLIRRPDGSAELYDLVDDPEERTNLVDDDPSEVRRLQKRIDEHLELVRATADDDVERPDMNEDVKERLRRLGYSE; encoded by the coding sequence ATGGACAACGTCCTCCTCGTCACGATAGACTCACTCCGGGCCGACCACGTCGGCTATCACGGGTACGAGCGGGACACGACGCCGAACATCGACCGCCTCGCCAGCGAGGGCAGTCGCTTCATGAACGCGTTCGCCCACGGCGGCAGCACGATGTTCTCGTTCCCGGGTATCCTGACCGGTGTGACGCCGCTGATGTACGGCGGCCACGACAGAGTCTCGGACTCACAGACGGTCGTGTCGGAGGTATTCGACGACGCTGGGTACCAGACTGGCGGCTTCCACTCCAACCTCTACGTCTCCGGCCAGTTCGGCTACGACCGGGGCTGGGACGCCTTCTACGACTCCGCACCGGACCAGGGGATGCTCGCGTCGGCCCGCAAGTGGGCCAAGACGAACCTACAGGAGACGCCGGTGTACTCCCTGCTCCAGTGGGGATACGACAAACTCGAATCGGAGGGGGGCATCAACGTCGGGTCCTACCACGTCCCCGCCGACGAGATGACCGACCGCGCAATCGAGTGGCTGGAAGCGACCGACGACGACCGCCCGACGTTCCTCTGGGTCCACTACATGGACGTTCACCACCCGTTCCTCCCGCCCGAGGAGTACCAGCGCCACTTCCGGGACGACGTGGTCAGCGACACCGACTCCATCAAACTCCGTCGGAAGTTCATCGAGGAACCCGACGCGGTGACCGACGAGGAGTATCAGCGGTTCATCGACCTCTACGACGCCGAGATTCGGTTCAACGACGCCGAAGTCGGCCGTCTCATCGACGCCGCCGAACGGGAGTGGGGCGACGACTACGTGATGGCGATGACCGCCGACCACGGTGACCACTTCTTGGACCACGGCTACTTCGGCGGCGCGAACGCGTTGGATCTGAAGATACACGTCCCGCTGTTCGTCTCCGGATGGGACGACGACGGCGAGTACGACGAACTCGTCGGCCTCACCGACCTGCCGTCGACGCTCGTCGACGCTGTCGGACTGGACGTGCCGCGGAACTTCTACGGCGAAAGCCTGCGGAAACTCGTCTTCGACGGCGAGTGGGACCGCGACGCCGTTTTCGGCGGCTGGACCAGCGACGACGGCGACAACCACTTCGTCCGCGAGGAGGAGTGGAAACTCATCCGCAGGCCAGACGGCTCCGCAGAACTGTACGACCTCGTCGACGACCCGGAGGAGCGGACGAATCTCGTCGACGACGACCCGAGCGAGGTCCGCCGCCTCCAGAAGCGCATCGACGAGCATCTGGAACTCGTCCGCGCGACGGCCGACGACGACGTGGAACGACCGGACATGAACGAGGACGTGAAAGAGCGACTCCGCCGTCTGGGGTACTCCGAGTAA
- a CDS encoding polysaccharide biosynthesis C-terminal domain-containing protein, with amino-acid sequence MRLGKTTLLHFGSQVVVSGAGFAVTWVISYLLGEEVLGQYAVIVGIGFFWLAIPIRAVGNAVRKRISEGRDPEGYLGAGVVLNALVGVVLASAVLLGGELVARVSPNPSQTFFQILVQYNLELAALVVSTVAYSTVAAGLEGQKRVAWAGWLQAFERITRSTAQVTLVVLSFGVSALVASHAAALAVAAVVGLLTSELRPSVPTREEIRELVSYARYAWMSTLRSNVFGWMDTIVLSFFVGAGLIGIYEAAWGIASLLGMVSLSIRRTLFPEVSDLSEQGDYDYIRHILEEGLLFSGVFVIPGLAGALVIGERVLQFYRPSFGIGQPILVVLVLAYAADVYASQFLNVINAVDEPRAAYRVNVAFIATNLTLNVLLVWQFGWIGAAIATATASALRAVLGYRTLTRLIGRPSLPLREVGIEVVAAALMTAVVVFARPIVPFRRSGTLMLVGIGAVVYVGALVGLSGRVREKVQSLTAAIA; translated from the coding sequence ATGCGGCTGGGGAAGACGACGCTGTTGCACTTCGGGTCACAGGTCGTCGTCTCGGGCGCTGGCTTCGCCGTCACGTGGGTCATCTCCTACCTACTGGGCGAGGAAGTGCTCGGCCAGTACGCCGTCATCGTCGGCATCGGCTTCTTCTGGTTGGCGATTCCGATTCGCGCCGTCGGCAACGCCGTCCGCAAGCGAATCAGCGAGGGCCGTGACCCCGAGGGCTACCTCGGTGCTGGCGTCGTGCTGAACGCCCTCGTCGGCGTCGTCCTCGCGAGTGCCGTGTTGCTCGGCGGCGAACTCGTCGCCCGCGTTTCGCCGAATCCCTCCCAGACGTTCTTCCAGATTCTCGTCCAGTACAACCTCGAACTCGCCGCACTCGTGGTCAGCACCGTCGCGTACAGCACCGTCGCCGCAGGCCTCGAAGGGCAGAAACGAGTCGCGTGGGCCGGATGGTTGCAGGCGTTCGAGCGCATCACCCGGTCGACGGCCCAAGTCACGCTGGTCGTCCTCAGTTTCGGCGTCTCCGCGCTGGTCGCCAGTCACGCCGCGGCGCTCGCCGTCGCGGCCGTCGTCGGGCTTCTGACCAGCGAACTCCGTCCGAGCGTGCCCACGCGCGAGGAGATACGCGAACTCGTCAGCTACGCCCGCTACGCGTGGATGAGCACGCTCCGGAGCAACGTCTTCGGGTGGATGGACACCATCGTCCTCTCCTTTTTCGTCGGCGCGGGACTCATCGGCATCTACGAGGCCGCGTGGGGCATCGCCTCGCTGCTAGGGATGGTGAGCCTCTCGATTCGCCGGACCCTCTTCCCGGAGGTCAGCGACCTCTCGGAACAGGGCGACTACGACTACATCCGGCACATCTTAGAGGAGGGGTTGCTCTTCTCGGGCGTGTTCGTCATCCCCGGACTGGCCGGGGCGCTGGTCATCGGCGAGCGAGTCCTCCAGTTCTACCGTCCCTCGTTCGGTATCGGTCAGCCGATTCTCGTCGTCCTCGTCCTCGCGTACGCCGCAGACGTGTACGCCTCGCAGTTCCTGAACGTCATCAACGCCGTCGACGAACCGCGGGCGGCCTACCGCGTCAACGTCGCGTTCATCGCGACGAACCTCACGCTGAACGTCCTACTGGTCTGGCAGTTCGGCTGGATAGGGGCGGCTATCGCGACGGCCACCGCGTCGGCCCTTCGGGCCGTCCTCGGCTACCGGACGTTGACCCGGCTTATCGGTCGCCCGTCGCTCCCCCTCCGCGAAGTCGGTATCGAAGTGGTCGCGGCCGCACTGATGACCGCCGTCGTCGTCTTCGCCCGACCGATAGTGCCGTTCCGTCGCTCCGGAACCCTCATGCTGGTGGGTATTGGCGCGGTGGTCTACGTCGGCGCACTCGTCGGCCTCTCCGGGCGCGTGCGCGAGAAAGTGCAATCGCTGACCGCGGCGATAGCGTAG
- the asnB gene encoding asparagine synthase (glutamine-hydrolyzing) — translation MCGIAGVHGWVDEGRLDEMLSCIRHRGPDEGGRHIDEKAGVMLGMRRLSIVDLAGGSQPIYNEDDTVAVVFNGEIYNRDSLRAELESVGHRFTTDSDTEVLVHGWEEWGQSLPERLNGMFAFAVYDETDESVFLARDRLGIKPLYVATVDDGFAFASELRQLLRAGVTREVDPRAVHNFFSVRYTPGSETLLSAVEKVDPGTSLLVTDEGVERRRYWELSPSPVRGSRGDIAGQVRDLLELSVERRLMADVPVGAFLSGGLDSSAIVGLASERYDGDLQTFSVGFQQAEADESEEARFVADHFGTDHHELTVDIDDMSVFSDLVAHYGEPLADAAALPTMLLSEYAAENVKCVLTGEGADELFAGYHRHRLLPKHRQYARHVPSPTFDAVGAVAEHAGPLRRPLRYAASLESDERAILESARRYADERPETYLSTGHDTASSGLIGKVETATARAGNDTLQRLTAYDISYWLPDDLLYKVDRASMAASLEARVPFLDHELVEYAYNVPTEYKLDGYKRALTDAVDDVVPARILDRDKHGFNVPVSEWFREDHEAIAGWLTETHVETAPYIDSDRVFDLRRAHRHGDADHGMTLWKVLTYVAWYHEFLVEE, via the coding sequence ATGTGCGGCATCGCTGGGGTCCACGGGTGGGTCGACGAAGGGCGTCTGGACGAGATGCTGTCTTGCATCCGCCACCGCGGCCCCGACGAGGGCGGCCGCCACATCGACGAGAAGGCGGGCGTCATGCTGGGGATGCGCCGCCTCTCTATCGTGGACCTCGCGGGCGGGAGCCAACCCATCTACAACGAGGACGACACCGTCGCCGTCGTGTTCAACGGCGAGATATACAACCGCGACTCGCTCCGGGCCGAACTGGAGTCGGTCGGCCACCGCTTCACCACCGACAGCGACACCGAGGTGCTGGTCCACGGGTGGGAGGAGTGGGGCCAGTCGCTCCCCGAACGGCTCAACGGGATGTTCGCCTTCGCCGTCTACGACGAAACCGACGAATCGGTGTTCCTCGCTCGCGACCGCTTGGGCATCAAGCCGCTGTACGTCGCCACCGTCGACGACGGGTTCGCCTTCGCCAGCGAACTCCGGCAGTTGCTCCGTGCGGGTGTGACCCGGGAGGTCGACCCCCGGGCCGTCCACAACTTCTTCTCGGTGCGGTACACGCCCGGGTCGGAGACCCTGCTGTCGGCCGTCGAAAAGGTCGACCCCGGCACGTCGCTGCTGGTCACCGACGAGGGCGTCGAGCGCCGCCGCTACTGGGAACTGTCGCCGTCGCCGGTGCGCGGGTCCCGGGGCGACATCGCCGGGCAGGTCCGTGACCTCCTCGAACTGTCCGTCGAGCGCCGTCTGATGGCCGACGTGCCGGTCGGGGCGTTCCTCTCCGGGGGCCTCGACTCCTCGGCCATCGTCGGCCTCGCCAGCGAGCGCTACGACGGCGACTTGCAGACGTTCTCGGTGGGGTTCCAGCAGGCCGAGGCCGACGAGAGCGAGGAGGCCCGCTTCGTCGCGGACCACTTCGGGACGGACCACCACGAACTCACCGTCGATATCGACGATATGTCGGTGTTCTCGGACCTCGTCGCCCACTACGGCGAACCGCTGGCCGACGCGGCGGCGCTCCCGACGATGCTCCTCTCGGAGTACGCCGCCGAGAACGTGAAATGCGTCCTCACCGGCGAGGGGGCCGACGAACTGTTCGCGGGCTATCACCGGCACAGACTGCTCCCGAAGCACCGACAGTACGCACGCCACGTCCCGAGTCCCACCTTCGACGCCGTCGGCGCAGTTGCCGAACACGCCGGGCCGCTCCGCCGACCGCTGCGCTACGCCGCGAGTCTGGAGAGCGACGAGCGCGCGATACTGGAGTCGGCCCGGCGGTACGCCGACGAGCGACCGGAGACGTATCTCTCGACCGGCCACGACACAGCGTCGAGCGGCCTCATCGGGAAAGTCGAGACGGCGACGGCGCGAGCGGGGAACGATACGCTTCAGCGACTCACCGCCTACGACATCAGCTACTGGCTCCCGGACGACCTTCTTTATAAGGTCGACCGGGCGAGCATGGCCGCGTCGCTGGAGGCGCGCGTCCCGTTCCTCGACCACGAACTCGTCGAATACGCTTACAACGTCCCCACGGAGTACAAACTCGACGGCTACAAGCGGGCGCTGACCGACGCCGTCGACGACGTGGTTCCCGCGCGCATCCTCGACCGGGACAAGCACGGGTTCAACGTCCCCGTCAGCGAGTGGTTTCGGGAGGACCACGAGGCCATCGCGGGGTGGCTGACCGAGACACACGTCGAGACGGCCCCCTACATCGACAGCGACCGCGTGTTCGACCTCCGGCGGGCGCACCGCCACGGCGACGCGGACCACGGGATGACGCTCTGGAAAGTCCTCACCTACGTCGCGTGGTACCACGAGTTCCTCGTCGAGGAGTGA
- a CDS encoding glycosyltransferase family 4 protein, translating into MRVALLVKEFPPNVVGGTETQSLRMADALQSRGHDVTVYTKSYGEATPDDDHPYDVVRVPNVRSSPFVSTLTFVLGATLLLLRDAKRFDVLQCMMVYPNGFVGYLVSKLRGLPYFAWIRGGDYYFMKDTPGKRWSIDRVLRDTTVLVQGSDIAADVRSEFDPRDVRVLGNGVALPEGRADGEDVVFVARLERWKGLDVLLDALAGTDRSLTVVGDGPERESLERQANSLDVDAEFVGLVDPEEVVDYLADGRVFVQPSREGEGLPNTVLEAMAVGLPPVVTDSGGLPDLVTDGETGYIVPMEDPEAIRERVETLFTDDETHARLSENAREHVEANHSWDAIVDSLEGVYADVRAVGGAS; encoded by the coding sequence ATGAGGGTCGCGCTACTCGTCAAGGAGTTCCCGCCGAACGTCGTCGGCGGCACCGAAACGCAGTCGCTGCGGATGGCCGACGCCCTCCAGTCGCGCGGCCACGACGTGACCGTCTACACGAAGTCCTACGGCGAGGCGACGCCCGACGACGACCACCCCTACGACGTGGTTCGCGTCCCCAACGTGCGGTCCTCGCCGTTCGTCAGCACGCTCACCTTCGTCCTCGGGGCGACGCTGTTGCTCCTCCGGGACGCGAAGCGGTTCGACGTGCTCCAGTGCATGATGGTGTATCCGAACGGCTTCGTGGGCTACCTCGTCTCGAAACTGCGCGGCCTGCCGTACTTCGCGTGGATACGCGGCGGCGACTACTACTTCATGAAAGACACGCCCGGCAAGCGGTGGAGCATCGACCGCGTCCTCCGCGATACGACGGTACTGGTACAGGGAAGCGACATCGCGGCCGACGTTCGGTCGGAGTTCGACCCGCGAGACGTGCGGGTGTTGGGCAACGGCGTCGCCCTCCCGGAGGGGCGGGCCGACGGCGAAGACGTCGTCTTCGTCGCCCGCCTCGAACGCTGGAAGGGACTCGACGTACTCCTCGACGCACTCGCCGGAACCGACCGCTCGCTAACCGTCGTCGGCGACGGACCCGAGCGCGAATCGCTCGAACGGCAGGCCAACTCGCTCGACGTCGACGCGGAGTTCGTCGGCCTCGTGGACCCCGAAGAAGTCGTCGACTACCTCGCCGACGGCCGCGTCTTCGTGCAACCCTCCCGAGAGGGCGAAGGCCTGCCCAACACCGTCCTGGAGGCGATGGCCGTCGGCCTCCCGCCCGTCGTCACCGACTCCGGCGGTCTGCCGGACCTCGTCACCGACGGCGAGACGGGATACATCGTCCCGATGGAGGACCCCGAGGCGATTCGTGAACGCGTCGAGACGCTGTTTACCGACGACGAGACGCACGCTCGCCTCTCGGAGAACGCCCGCGAACACGTCGAAGCGAACCACAGTTGGGACGCCATCGTGGACTCGCTGGAAGGCGTCTACGCCGACGTTCGCGCCGTGGGAGGTGCGTCCTGA
- a CDS encoding sulfatase-like hydrolase/transferase — protein MTSVALVVLDTLRKDSYDEFFDWMPGVQFDNAWSPCSWTVPAHGALFTGRYPSETGVYAQAEQLDYEGDVLAELLSEAGYTTSAFSANANISRPFQFDRGFDEFETTWKASRYDDDVVDWGTFISEHGTSGFGRYLYAVKELFGPDVDTLRSLRRGLKLKADDMGISTLTGDDDGAAQLRETLRNRSFDDEAFFFANLMEAHAPYDPPEEYRTTDVDYSPNIEDTISESGPAADHAGIRQAYDDSVRYLADVYRDVFAELRDAFDVVVTLSDHGEMFGEYGAWEHTHGIYPQLVHVPLSIYYDGVEDRRTDLPVSLCDVFTTVLAASGLDIDEYPGQDLLDDPEPRDLLVERHGLKAGHKHLLEERGYDEAVIDRYDTELWGSAQPVDYYGWETLDGFESVGRAERDDPRARLDDLRSGLERAAVVTGGEVDVPDHVADRLEELGYR, from the coding sequence ATGACCAGCGTCGCCCTCGTCGTCCTCGATACCTTGCGCAAAGACAGCTACGACGAGTTCTTCGACTGGATGCCAGGGGTCCAGTTCGACAACGCGTGGTCGCCGTGTTCGTGGACCGTGCCCGCCCACGGTGCGCTGTTCACGGGCCGGTATCCGAGCGAAACCGGGGTGTACGCTCAGGCCGAGCAACTCGACTACGAGGGGGATGTGCTCGCGGAACTGCTCTCCGAGGCAGGCTACACGACGAGCGCGTTCAGCGCGAACGCGAACATCTCTCGCCCGTTCCAGTTCGACCGCGGGTTCGACGAGTTCGAGACGACGTGGAAGGCGAGCAGATACGACGACGACGTGGTCGACTGGGGGACGTTCATCTCCGAACACGGGACGAGCGGGTTCGGCCGCTACCTCTACGCCGTGAAGGAACTGTTCGGCCCCGATGTGGACACGCTCCGCTCGCTTCGGCGGGGGCTGAAACTGAAAGCCGACGACATGGGCATCTCGACGCTCACGGGCGACGACGACGGGGCGGCACAGTTACGAGAGACGCTCCGGAACCGGTCGTTCGACGACGAGGCGTTCTTTTTCGCGAACCTGATGGAGGCCCACGCGCCGTACGACCCGCCCGAGGAGTATCGGACCACCGACGTCGACTACAGCCCCAACATCGAGGACACCATCTCCGAGTCGGGGCCGGCGGCCGACCACGCGGGGATTCGGCAGGCCTACGACGACAGCGTCCGGTATCTCGCGGACGTGTACCGGGACGTGTTCGCCGAGTTGCGCGACGCGTTCGACGTGGTCGTCACCCTCAGCGACCACGGCGAGATGTTCGGCGAGTACGGCGCGTGGGAACACACGCACGGCATCTACCCTCAACTGGTCCACGTGCCGCTGTCAATCTACTACGACGGCGTCGAGGACCGGCGCACGGACCTCCCCGTCTCGCTCTGCGACGTGTTCACCACCGTTCTCGCGGCCAGCGGCCTCGACATCGACGAGTACCCCGGGCAGGACCTGCTCGACGACCCCGAACCGCGCGACCTGCTGGTCGAACGACACGGCCTGAAGGCCGGGCACAAGCACCTCCTCGAAGAGCGGGGGTACGACGAGGCGGTCATCGACCGCTACGACACCGAACTGTGGGGGAGCGCCCAACCCGTCGATTACTACGGTTGGGAGACGCTCGACGGGTTCGAGTCCGTCGGACGGGCCGAGCGAGACGACCCCAGAGCGCGGTTGGACGACCTCCGGAGTGGCCTCGAACGCGCCGCGGTCGTCACCGGCGGGGAAGTCGACGTCCCCGACCACGTCGCCGACCGACTGGAAGAACTCGGCTATCGATAG
- a CDS encoding TrmB family transcriptional regulator, which translates to MTDPSDVFERVGLTEYETTAVEELLSLGRTTAPNLAEATGIPKARIYGVLDSLADRGFVKVIPGRPKEYQPKSPEEILDRAVENRRQSYESFAGDVEAQRDAFLAEYRPRYERASGDISPTAELFHVVDVGDPSERETRRLYDDATETLRIITNSYAYQDSVDRALADAVERDVDVAVLFLHPDRLPPEKAAVQADIVDRLASEYPDIGVRFSTEKLPWRGTLVDPSMDYEGGEAILLVEEPDVPNHMRQAALTENGSFVAGMKRYFDLVWEHESVPEP; encoded by the coding sequence ATGACCGACCCGTCCGACGTGTTCGAGCGCGTTGGGCTGACCGAGTACGAGACGACGGCGGTAGAGGAACTGCTGTCGCTCGGCCGGACTACCGCCCCGAACCTCGCCGAGGCGACGGGGATTCCGAAAGCACGCATTTACGGCGTCCTCGATTCGCTCGCCGACCGCGGGTTCGTCAAGGTGATTCCCGGCCGACCGAAGGAGTATCAGCCCAAATCGCCCGAAGAGATTCTGGACCGCGCCGTCGAGAACCGGCGGCAGTCCTACGAATCGTTCGCGGGCGACGTGGAGGCTCAGCGCGACGCCTTCCTCGCCGAGTATCGGCCTCGCTACGAGCGTGCGAGCGGAGACATCTCGCCGACGGCCGAACTGTTCCACGTCGTCGACGTGGGTGACCCGAGCGAGCGAGAGACACGACGACTGTACGACGACGCTACCGAGACGCTCCGAATCATCACGAACAGTTACGCCTACCAAGACAGCGTCGACCGGGCGCTCGCCGACGCCGTCGAGAGAGACGTCGACGTGGCCGTCCTCTTCTTACACCCCGACCGACTCCCACCCGAGAAGGCCGCCGTTCAGGCCGACATCGTCGACCGTCTGGCCAGCGAGTACCCCGACATCGGGGTTCGATTCAGCACCGAGAAACTGCCGTGGCGCGGCACGCTGGTCGACCCGAGCATGGACTACGAGGGCGGCGAGGCGATCCTCCTCGTCGAGGAACCGGACGTGCCGAACCACATGCGACAGGCCGCGCTTACCGAGAACGGGTCGTTCGTCGCGGGGATGAAACGCTACTTCGACCTCGTCTGGGAGCACGAGAGCGTCCCGGAACCCTGA